One part of the Solea solea chromosome 16, fSolSol10.1, whole genome shotgun sequence genome encodes these proteins:
- the emc10 gene encoding ER membrane protein complex subunit 10 isoform X1, with translation MARLFPFKIAIISTVLFLVCTNFVCCNTGRRVGDDLDTEFSGFSVPLEHSFEVDDVAKFQGRGALVFKGGREPSVSLSQNQLSEEDRIKLKEVAAVDGLYRIRVPHVFLQAERQTEQQSEGYLTSFVRACAMVESHLSDAITLHTDVSGYLIGVSIVTLPGACRGIEVEDEVDLEVFNTTLRVMAPINAPGPETAVFLERMEQESEKKAKNPQEQKSFFAKYWMYIVPLVLFLMMSGAQDQSGGGAGGGAANGGGR, from the exons ATGGCTCGTCTATTCCCTTTTAAAATCGCGATTATTTCCACTGTTTTGTTCCTCGTATGCACGAATTTTGTATGTTGTAATACTGGCAGACGG GTCGGTGATGACTTGGACACCGAGTTCAGTGGTTTCTCTGTGCCTCTCGAGCACTCTTTCGAAGTTG ATGATGTAGCAAAGTTTCAAGGTCGTGGAGCACTGGTGTTCAAAGGTGGAAGGGAACCCAGTGTCTCACTGAGCCAGAACCAGCTGTCGGAGGAAGACAGAATTAAACTGAAG GAAGTGGCTGCAGTGGATGGTCTGTACAGAATCAGAGTGCCCCATGTTTTCCttcaggcagagagacagacggagcaGCAGAGTGAAGGTTACCTCACATCGTTTGTCAGAGCC TGTGCTATGGTTGAGTCCCATCTGAGCGATGCAATCACTCTCCACACTGATGTCTCTGGGTATCTCATCGGCGTCTCTATAGTGACATTACCTGGGGCCTGTAGAGGCATTGAGGTTGAGGATGAAGTTGATCTTGAAGTTTTCAACACCACGCTCCGTGTCATGGCACCTATTAATGCACCCGG GCCGGAGACAGCTGTGTTCCTTGAAAGAATGGAACAAGAATCTGAGAAGAAAGCAAAGAATCCACAGGAGCAGAAGTCTTTCTTTGCTAAATAT TGGATGTACATCGTTCCTCTTGTTCTCTTTTTGATGATGTCTGGTGCTCAGGACCaatcaggaggaggagctggtggaGGAGCAGCCAATGGAGGTGGCCGATGA
- the akt1s1 gene encoding uncharacterized protein akt1s1, translating to MASITHTSELEIPDNHKESWLALLSAAETYCQKSGCDLAILTACKKFQSSSGDGMRKCDFSYNVWGQGLLAESACRYKDDIGVLHSTTMLTAQKHTRHVGVERGAKLMVDQTSDTGHRVNFTGDGGVGGVSPNSRLYSQSYPSIYSTGAVTGQGAGPNGNGEREREKSVLEAERERQRSGIVDLEEECEDEEEEEDMDDRKTYGNESAGVFSMDEDSLSRDCEPFFESDGEEESTDGSLSEDAPPPSRGMAMGHSVYSFRHANPMALARSLPVSVPVWGCRGNRAAQGDGNSGERVGCADLEHIAASMKALLAPGATDGTEMFGALPRPRLNTGDFSLKH from the exons ATGGCCTCCATCACCCACACATCCGAGCTTGAGATCCCAGACAACCACAAAGAGAGCTGGCTGGCACTACTTTCCGCTGCAGAAACATATTGCCAAAAGTCAGGCTGTGACTTGGCCATACTTACAGCCTGTAAAAAGTTTCAGTCGTCCAGTGGAGATGGGATGAGGAAGTGTGACTTCTCCTACAATGTATGGGGTCAGGGGCTTTTGGCAGAGTCGGCGTGTCGCTACAAAGACGACATTGGTGTGCTTCACTCCACAACCATGCTAACAGCCCAAAAGCACACACGCCATGTTGGGGTGGAGAGGGGAGCCAAGCTGATGGTTGACCAGACCTCTGACACTGGACATAGGGTG AACTTTACAGGAGATGGTGGGGTGGGTGGAGTCAGTCCCAACAGCAGACTGTATTCCCAAAGCTACCCTTCAATCTACAGCACAGGAGCAGTTACTGGGCAGGGTGCTGGGCCCAATGGtaatggagagagggagagggagaagagtGTGCTGGAGgctgagcgagagagacagaggtctGGGATTGTGGATTTAGAAGAGGAGtgtgaagatgaggaagaggaggaggacatggaTGACAGGAAAACCTATGGGAATGAAAGTGCTG gtgttttctctatggacgaGGACTCTCTGTCTCGGGACTGCGAGCCATTCTTTGAATctgatggagaggaggagagcacaGATg GCTCTTTGAGTGAAGatgctcctcctccatctcgtGGCATGGCCATGGGTCACAGTGTATACTCGTTCCGTCATGCCAACCCCATGGCTCTGGCCCGCTCGCTGCCTGTATCTGTGCCCGTGTGGGGCTGTAGAGGAAACCGAGCCGCTCAGGGAGACGGCAACAGTGGCGAGCGg GTGGGCTGTGCCGACCTGGAGCACATTGCTGCCAGTATGAAAGCCCTGCTGGCACCTGGAGCCACTGACGGAACAGAAATGTTTGGGGCCCTGCCACGGCCCCGACTCAACACAGGGGACTTCTCCCTCAAGCACTGA
- the zgc:195001 gene encoding tripartite motif-containing protein 16 translates to MPSCTISPKGIMSVPKKAGRKNGAVAEEMLPPYEPNVPEPTTRADYMKYWLDLSLDDKTAQKLLWISEGASKVARTTDAICPYPNRPERYEHSPQVLCKQNLLGNRGYWEVDFEGWVVIGMVCESAPRKGQEGACGLGENSGSWGVGWSGSCYQVWHSGENVDVQLPDSSTIGMYVDQPAGIIQFLLVVGEGEKEVREIHKFKFDSQEKIFPGFWIGTKSNLLIRKKDQ, encoded by the exons ATGCCAAGCTGCACGATAAGCCCCAAAGGAATCATGTCTGTGCCCAAGAAAGCAG GAAGAAAAAACGGTGCTGTGGCAGAAG AAATGCTGCCGCCATATGAGCCCAACGTCCCTGAACCGACCACCAGGGCTGATTACATGAAAT ATTGGCTCGATCTCTCTCTGGATGACAAAACTGCGCAGAAACTGTTGTGGATTTCAGAGGGTGCGTCTAAAGTGGCTCGTACGACTGATGCCATCTGCCCTTACCCTAACAGGCCTGAGAGATATGAACACTCACCACAG GTGCTGTGTAAGCAGAATCTGCTCGGCAATCGCGGGTATTGGGAGGTGGACTTCGAAGGATGGGTGGTTATTGGGATGGTCTGTGAGAGCGCACCCCGTAAGGGCCAGGAGGGGGCCTGTGGTCTTGGAGAGAACAGCGGCTCCTGGGGTGTGGGCTGGTCTGGGTCCTGCTACCAGGTCTGGCACAGTGGAGAGAATGTGGATGTCCAGCTCCCCGACTCGTCCACCATAGGAATGTACGTTGACCAGCCTGCAGGCATCATCCAGTTCCTCTTGGTGGTGGGAGAAGGTGAGAAGGAAGTGCGCGAGATTCACAAGTTCAAGTTCGACAGCCAGGAGAAGATTTTTCCCGGGTTCTGGATTGGCACAAAGTCCAATTTGCTTATTCGAAAAAAGGATCAGTGA
- the emc10 gene encoding ER membrane protein complex subunit 10 isoform X2 translates to MARLFPFKIAIISTVLFLVCTNFVCCNTGRRVGDDLDTEFSGFSVPLEHSFEVDDVAKFQGRGALVFKGGREPSVSLSQNQLSEEDRIKLKEVAAVDGLYRIRVPHVFLQAERQTEQQSEGYLTSFVRACAMVESHLSDAITLHTDVSGYLIGVSIVTLPGACRGIEVEDEVDLEVFNTTLRVMAPINAPGPETAVFLERMEQESEKKAKNPQEQKSFFAKYWYLILGGAIFLLATNSAQPPAGGGREQS, encoded by the exons ATGGCTCGTCTATTCCCTTTTAAAATCGCGATTATTTCCACTGTTTTGTTCCTCGTATGCACGAATTTTGTATGTTGTAATACTGGCAGACGG GTCGGTGATGACTTGGACACCGAGTTCAGTGGTTTCTCTGTGCCTCTCGAGCACTCTTTCGAAGTTG ATGATGTAGCAAAGTTTCAAGGTCGTGGAGCACTGGTGTTCAAAGGTGGAAGGGAACCCAGTGTCTCACTGAGCCAGAACCAGCTGTCGGAGGAAGACAGAATTAAACTGAAG GAAGTGGCTGCAGTGGATGGTCTGTACAGAATCAGAGTGCCCCATGTTTTCCttcaggcagagagacagacggagcaGCAGAGTGAAGGTTACCTCACATCGTTTGTCAGAGCC TGTGCTATGGTTGAGTCCCATCTGAGCGATGCAATCACTCTCCACACTGATGTCTCTGGGTATCTCATCGGCGTCTCTATAGTGACATTACCTGGGGCCTGTAGAGGCATTGAGGTTGAGGATGAAGTTGATCTTGAAGTTTTCAACACCACGCTCCGTGTCATGGCACCTATTAATGCACCCGG GCCGGAGACAGCTGTGTTCCTTGAAAGAATGGAACAAGAATCTGAGAAGAAAGCAAAGAATCCACAGGAGCAGAAGTCTTTCTTTGCTAAATAT TGGTATTTGATTCTGGGAGGTGCAATCTTCCTCTTGGCCACCAATTCGGCACAGCCCCCAGCAGGGGGAGGCAGAGAGCAGAGCTGA